CACCAGGGCGTTCTTGTCCCATGGTTGTATCATCACAAGCCTTGCGTCCGGAGTGGTAACACTTGCTACCTGTTTTAACGGCGTAGGCGCTCCGTAATAATCGACACGTACATTTTCAACTAACGCGGCAGACGCGCGACCGGTTCTTATAACAGAAAACTCACGCTGTATTGCTTCAATAGTCTTCTTCATCTTTAATTCTGTATCTTTTATAACTTCTTTCGCGTTCATATCATGCACCTCACCCTTTTACGGTTGTACCTATATTCTCGCCCGTTAACACCTTCTTTATATTTCCGTCTTTTTTAAGGCTAAATACGATTACCGGCAACTCATTGTCCATGCAAAGACTTATCGCTGTAGCATCCATAACTTTCAGGCCCTTTTTTAAAACATCTATATAACGCAATGTATTGAACTTTTTAGCGGATTTATTCTTTACCGGATCTGCCGAATATATCCCATCCACTTTGGTCGCTTTTAGTATAACCTGAGCTTTTATTTCTATCGCGCGCAAAGCCGCGGTCGTGTCTGTAGTAAAATAGGGATTGCCTGTGCCACCGGCAAATATTACTACGCGCCCTTTTTCAAGATGCCGTATGGCACGGCGTCTTATATAAGGCTCCGCCAGTTGCCGCATCTCTATAGCGGAAAGGACTCTTGTAAATACGCTTTGTCTTTCCAGCGCGTCCTGTAACGCAAGGGCATTTATAACCGTGGCTAACATGCCCATATAATCAGCGTTTGCCCTGTCCATACCTTTTGTGGAACCAGCGATGCCTCTGAAGATATTACCGCCGCCTATGACAATGGCTATCTCGATACCAAGCGATCTTACTTCTTTTATCTGGCGGGCGATCGAGGTAAGTATATCGGGATCTATGCCGTACCCGAACGACCCTTGGAGCGCTTCTCCGCTTAACTTCAATACTACTCTTTTAAAAGCGGCTTTTCTCATTCTTCTCCCAGCATGTAACGCACAAACCTTCTTATTACTACATTCTCGCCTATCTTGGCTATCATCGAAGTTAATACGTCCTTGACCTTCAGGTTCGTATCCTTTATAAAAGGCTGTTCCATTAAACAGGCATCTTCGAAAAATTTATTGAGTTTGCCTTCGGTTATCTTTTCGATAGCGGCTGCCGGCTTACCCTTTATCTGCGCTTTTATTATCTCTGTCTCTTTTTTTATCGCTTCTTCCGGGACGTCTTCTTTCTTTAAGTATAGCGGGCTCGACGCCGCTATCTGCATGGCAATATCTTTCACAAACGCCTTAAAATCATCGTTTCTCGCCACGAAATCTGATTCACAGTTCACCTCTACAAGCACGCCGATCTTGCCGCCTAAATGTATATAGCTCTCTATCCTTCCTTCCTTAGCCGAACGTCCGGCTTTTTTGGAAGCGAGGACAGCTCCTGATTTCCTTAATATCTCCACGGCCTTATCTATATCGCCGTTTGATTCTTTAAGCGCCTTTTTACAATCCACTACACCTGCGCTGGTCTTGTCTCTTAACTTCTTTATCGCGTCCATCATTTCAAGTTACCTCTTTCTTATTTCGTTATCTTCTTCTTTGCCTTCTTTATAGGTTCATCCTTCGGCTTCTTCTCGTCTTCCTGAAGCTTAATGTCTCCCTGTACGAGCTCTTCGACTTCTTCGTCTATAACTTTCAGTTCCGAGCCTTCCTGTGCCTGGGCCGCTTCCTCTTCTTCTTTGGCTTTTCCCGCCGCAAACTGCTGCCTGCCATTAACTATACTGTCGGCTACAAGACCGGTAATAAGCTTTATCGAGCGTATAGCGTCATCGTTGCCCGGTATCGGATAATCTATTATGTCCGGATCGGAATTGGTATCAACTAACGCGACTATGGTGATACCTATCTTCCTGGCTTCCTTTATCGCTATCTCTTCCTTCTTAGAATCTATAACGAACATGACCTTAGGTTGCTTCGCCATTGCGCGTATACCTTCTAAATTTTTGTTTAGCTTGAAAGCCTCTTTATTGAGCTGTGATACTTCCTTCTTCGAAAGTTTGGCAAATGTCCCATCTTCTTTCATGCGCTCGAGATCTTCCAGCCGCTTTATACTCTTCTTTATCGTCTGGAAATTGGTAAGCATGCCGCCCAGCCACCTCTGGTTTACATAGTACATACCGCAGCGGGAGGCCCCTTCTCTGACTATATCCTGGGCCTGTTTCTTCGTGCCCACAAACAGCACATTACCGCCTTCGGATGCCGTCTTTCTCAAGAATTCGCACGCTTTCAATATAGCGGCCTGTGTCTTTTCAAGGTCTATGATGTAGACTTTGTTCTTCGCGCCATAAATATATTTCTTCATCTTGGGGTTCCAACGCTTAGTCTCATGCCCAAAGTGCACCCCTGCTTCAAGCAGACTCTTCATAAGTGTAGATTCTACCATTTGTTATGTTACCTTTCGATTTTGTGAAACAAAATTGATCCTGATGAAGCGACCTATGGGAGCTTCTGAAGGACCTCTCATCTAAAGAGCCTCATATTATACACATTTAACCTATACTTTCAACTACTTTTATCCTACCGTATAAACGCCGGCCCGAACTGCATGTCATACAGTCTTTTGTAAAGCCCGTCTTTCTGTATCAGCGAATCATGCGGCCCGACATCGGCAATATGCCCGCCGTCCAGCACATAAATACGCGTAGCGTGCTTGATCGTGCTTAAACGATGCGCGATCACAAAGACGGTCCTGTTGCGCATCATTCTGTCTATCGCCTCCTGCACAAGTATCTCCGATTC
This region of Candidatus Omnitrophota bacterium genomic DNA includes:
- the tsf gene encoding translation elongation factor Ts, translated to MMDAIKKLRDKTSAGVVDCKKALKESNGDIDKAVEILRKSGAVLASKKAGRSAKEGRIESYIHLGGKIGVLVEVNCESDFVARNDDFKAFVKDIAMQIAASSPLYLKKEDVPEEAIKKETEIIKAQIKGKPAAAIEKITEGKLNKFFEDACLMEQPFIKDTNLKVKDVLTSMIAKIGENVVIRRFVRYMLGEE
- the pyrH gene encoding UMP kinase produces the protein MRKAAFKRVVLKLSGEALQGSFGYGIDPDILTSIARQIKEVRSLGIEIAIVIGGGNIFRGIAGSTKGMDRANADYMGMLATVINALALQDALERQSVFTRVLSAIEMRQLAEPYIRRRAIRHLEKGRVVIFAGGTGNPYFTTDTTAALRAIEIKAQVILKATKVDGIYSADPVKNKSAKKFNTLRYIDVLKKGLKVMDATAISLCMDNELPVIVFSLKKDGNIKKVLTGENIGTTVKG
- the rpsB gene encoding 30S ribosomal protein S2, which produces MKSLLEAGVHFGHETKRWNPKMKKYIYGAKNKVYIIDLEKTQAAILKACEFLRKTASEGGNVLFVGTKKQAQDIVREGASRCGMYYVNQRWLGGMLTNFQTIKKSIKRLEDLERMKEDGTFAKLSKKEVSQLNKEAFKLNKNLEGIRAMAKQPKVMFVIDSKKEEIAIKEARKIGITIVALVDTNSDPDIIDYPIPGNDDAIRSIKLITGLVADSIVNGRQQFAAGKAKEEEEAAQAQEGSELKVIDEEVEELVQGDIKLQEDEKKPKDEPIKKAKKKITK